A genomic region of uncultured Paludibaculum sp. contains the following coding sequences:
- a CDS encoding DUF669 domain-containing protein, with amino-acid sequence MGKQSIDLAQFDDGFQNEATEERGDFESVPDGKYQVAVEKVELTQSSTGNPMLKWTLRILAPRFANRFLWRNSVFTHNTLKYVKTDLHMCGLDLEKLSELPKHLDRLLDVKLEVTKKTKGDNENIYFNRRIETAASANRYQREAGDALVPF; translated from the coding sequence ATGGGTAAGCAATCGATCGATTTGGCGCAGTTTGACGACGGTTTCCAGAACGAAGCAACCGAAGAGCGCGGCGACTTTGAAAGCGTCCCGGATGGCAAGTATCAGGTGGCCGTCGAGAAGGTGGAGTTGACCCAGTCCTCGACCGGCAACCCGATGCTGAAGTGGACGCTGCGCATCCTGGCGCCGCGTTTCGCCAACCGGTTCCTGTGGCGCAATAGCGTCTTCACCCACAACACGCTCAAGTACGTCAAGACCGACCTGCATATGTGCGGACTCGACCTCGAGAAGCTGTCGGAGTTGCCGAAGCACCTAGACAGATTGCTCGACGTGAAGCTGGAGGTCACCAAGAAGACCAAAGGCGACAACGAGAACATCTACTTCAACCGCCGCATCGAGACCGCCGCCAGTGCGAATCGCTATCAGCGGGAGGCGGGGGATGCCCTCGTTCCGTTCTAA
- a CDS encoding AAA family ATPase, giving the protein MAKPAVNQESSTVRGVVQAVFHAGANFSAGRLRTDDGEGVRFAGKVFVRENDPVSLRGRWENHPKYGRQFSVDWLDAQVELDPAGLANYLANHPDITGIGPVKAKLIADAFGRTFDDIIRRTPRAVATVAKVSMDAVQNLQRIWIETSGVNAAMTYLASYGLTHFQVTTLVEKFGNHVVPMLQEDPYILISEVPGFGFKRVDKIARRLGTPKELPSRLQAGIRFTIQSALDDGDCWVEYEDLLDRANALLVLDNLDSRELIERQLEDLIGAKQLVCYPYERLVVADPAIHEMEEFLAGVFRKAWARNPNGTDVIPGHVYFNGPLNEDQGAAATKAFAFSISLMTGGAGSGKTFTIDSLIAACEELGISYELAAPTGKAAKRLEQSVKRPAKTVHRLLGFNGHTFAKGPDDKLEADFLVVDEVSMVDVPLMYRLIRALDLNRTAVLLVGDHNQLPPVGPGNVLRDLVQSNAIPTTVLRKIIRQAGVLKENSTAILDGEVRPTCDEKVDGYRPWYVVNNFTDREHVRFFLEKLFHEVLAERLGFDLLQDVQVLTPIHKGPLGTVEINIILQRLIQKKLFGVDAPDVEPGRRPEFLPGDKVIQTKNDYDLGVMNGAVGYIVANHPKDGMTVDFEGHLVEIPKDSAKEYNVQLAYATSIHKMQGSEFPCAIVITHKSHSFMHHRNLLYTAVTRAQKSVIMLGDHWGIENCAKKQQVDKRNTFLSFLLHDARRPE; this is encoded by the coding sequence TTGGCAAAACCTGCCGTAAATCAGGAATCATCAACAGTTCGTGGTGTCGTTCAAGCGGTCTTTCACGCCGGTGCCAACTTCTCCGCCGGACGGCTCCGGACTGACGACGGGGAAGGCGTCCGCTTCGCCGGGAAGGTGTTTGTTCGGGAGAACGATCCCGTCTCACTCCGCGGGCGATGGGAGAATCATCCGAAGTACGGGCGGCAGTTCTCGGTTGACTGGCTGGACGCGCAGGTAGAACTCGACCCAGCCGGCCTGGCCAACTACCTGGCGAATCACCCGGACATCACCGGAATCGGGCCAGTGAAGGCCAAACTCATCGCGGATGCCTTCGGCCGCACGTTCGACGACATAATCCGCCGTACCCCGAGGGCAGTGGCGACCGTCGCGAAGGTCTCCATGGATGCGGTCCAGAACCTCCAGCGGATCTGGATCGAGACCAGCGGTGTGAACGCCGCCATGACCTACCTGGCGTCGTATGGTCTGACTCACTTTCAGGTCACCACTCTGGTGGAGAAGTTCGGGAACCACGTGGTGCCAATGCTGCAGGAAGATCCTTACATCCTCATCAGTGAGGTGCCTGGCTTCGGCTTCAAGCGGGTGGACAAGATCGCTCGCCGCCTGGGCACGCCCAAGGAGCTCCCCTCACGGCTGCAGGCGGGGATCCGATTCACGATCCAGTCTGCGCTGGACGATGGCGACTGCTGGGTCGAGTACGAGGACTTGCTCGATAGGGCCAACGCGCTGCTGGTGCTGGACAACCTCGACAGCCGGGAACTCATCGAGCGTCAACTTGAAGATCTGATCGGCGCGAAGCAACTTGTCTGCTACCCGTATGAGCGGCTCGTGGTGGCGGACCCCGCGATCCACGAGATGGAGGAGTTCCTCGCCGGCGTGTTCCGCAAGGCGTGGGCGCGGAATCCCAACGGGACAGATGTTATCCCCGGGCATGTCTACTTCAACGGCCCCCTCAACGAAGATCAGGGGGCCGCCGCCACGAAGGCATTCGCGTTTTCTATCTCGCTCATGACCGGCGGCGCGGGAAGTGGCAAGACGTTCACGATCGACTCCCTGATCGCCGCGTGCGAGGAACTTGGGATCAGTTACGAATTGGCGGCGCCAACCGGCAAGGCGGCGAAGCGCCTCGAACAGTCGGTGAAGCGACCAGCAAAGACCGTGCACCGGCTTCTGGGCTTCAACGGCCATACCTTCGCGAAGGGTCCCGACGACAAGCTCGAAGCGGATTTCCTTGTTGTCGACGAAGTATCGATGGTGGACGTCCCACTGATGTACCGCCTGATTCGGGCGCTCGATCTGAACCGTACCGCCGTGCTGCTGGTCGGCGACCACAACCAGTTGCCGCCGGTTGGGCCGGGCAACGTGCTTCGGGATCTCGTCCAGTCCAACGCCATTCCCACCACTGTCCTGAGGAAGATCATCCGGCAGGCCGGTGTCCTGAAGGAGAACTCCACCGCAATCCTCGACGGTGAAGTCCGGCCCACCTGTGACGAGAAGGTCGACGGCTATCGACCGTGGTACGTCGTCAACAATTTCACGGACCGTGAGCACGTGCGGTTCTTCCTGGAGAAGTTGTTCCACGAAGTGCTCGCCGAACGCCTTGGATTTGACCTGCTGCAGGATGTGCAGGTGTTGACGCCCATCCACAAAGGGCCTCTCGGCACTGTCGAGATCAACATTATCCTGCAGCGCCTGATCCAGAAGAAGCTCTTCGGTGTCGACGCGCCCGACGTGGAGCCGGGGCGGCGGCCGGAGTTTCTGCCTGGCGACAAGGTGATCCAGACCAAGAACGACTACGACCTCGGCGTGATGAACGGCGCGGTCGGGTACATCGTAGCGAACCACCCTAAAGATGGCATGACGGTAGATTTCGAAGGCCATCTGGTCGAGATCCCGAAGGACAGCGCGAAGGAGTACAACGTTCAGCTCGCCTACGCGACCTCCATCCACAAGATGCAAGGCTCCGAGTTTCCGTGCGCCATCGTGATCACGCACAAGTCGCACTCCTTCATGCACCACCGGAATTTGCTCTACACGGCGGTGACGCGGGCACAGAAGTCGGTCATCATGCTCGGCGACCACTGGGGCATTGAGAACTGCGCGAAGAAGCAGCAGGTCGACAAACGGAACACGTTCCTGTCCTTCCTTCTGCACGACGCGCGGAGGCCGGAATGA
- a CDS encoding ATP-binding protein: protein MPLLPTTKTPSKNSLADLTVLVYGQTKIGKTTLCSHADGALFLATEPGLNALDVYQAPILNWDDLLNACAEISEGNHPFKTVIIDTIDNAYKFCTDYVLKKFKIEHESDLGYGKGYALINNEFQRVLTKLAFLPCGLFLISHAKEMEMDSRTGKYTRVVPTLPDKARKIVLGMADMVLFCDLDVQAGSDGEPRVRRVIRTKPSLYYEAGDRTGRLPETLDLDFSSFLEAFNAATAAKFTAKPVPAGKPAPAAASK, encoded by the coding sequence ATGCCTCTACTCCCGACAACCAAAACCCCATCAAAGAACAGCCTGGCTGACCTGACCGTGCTGGTCTACGGCCAGACCAAAATCGGCAAAACGACGCTGTGCTCTCATGCGGATGGCGCCTTGTTCCTGGCCACCGAGCCCGGGCTGAACGCGCTGGATGTGTACCAGGCACCCATCCTCAATTGGGACGACCTGCTCAACGCCTGCGCCGAGATCAGCGAAGGGAACCATCCCTTCAAGACGGTGATCATCGACACGATCGACAACGCCTACAAGTTCTGCACGGACTACGTGCTGAAGAAGTTCAAGATCGAACACGAGTCCGATCTGGGCTACGGCAAGGGCTACGCCCTCATCAACAACGAATTCCAGCGCGTGCTGACGAAGCTGGCATTCCTACCCTGCGGGCTGTTCCTGATCTCCCACGCGAAAGAGATGGAGATGGACTCGCGTACCGGCAAATACACGCGCGTGGTCCCGACCCTGCCGGACAAAGCCCGCAAGATCGTCCTGGGCATGGCCGACATGGTGCTGTTCTGCGATCTGGATGTCCAGGCGGGCAGCGATGGCGAGCCGCGAGTACGCCGCGTGATCCGCACCAAGCCGAGCCTCTACTACGAGGCCGGCGACCGCACCGGTCGGCTGCCGGAGACTCTCGACCTCGACTTTTCCAGTTTCCTCGAAGCCTTCAACGCGGCCACCGCCGCGAAGTTCACCGCCAAGCCGGTCCCTGCGGGCAAGCCCGCTCCGGCGGCGGCAAGCAAGTAG
- a CDS encoding DNA methyltransferase, protein MTPTLAQRIELWALDRLVPYARNPRTHSPEQVAQIAASITEFGFNNPILVDSAAGVIAGHGRLQAARKLGLTEVPVIVLDHLDENARRAFLIADNRLGELAGWDSEMLALELKGLADAGFDSTLAGFDQKEIDDYLASLELRDEPEAAETSGEEAIPEPPVDPVTKPGDLWLIGQHRLICGDCRDLETAARLFEGRKANVVITSPPYATQRQYDPASGFEPVPPEKYVAWFRDVAAAIESVLAAEGSYFLNIKAHADDGERHLYVMDLVLAHKRLWAWRLVDEFCWRKTDDGVPGGWNNRFKNAWEPIYHFSRDRKIKFRPREVGHWSDDCFDYSPDNPKSTSGSGLLGTGPRGAAADQGKNHAAWQTTRRNANDMEGRHGGLARPSNVIEAKTESSQGSHSAPFPRAIPEFFIKAYSDPGDVIFDPFSGSGTTLVTAGMLDRAGYGVEISPAYCDVIMRRMQETLKLQPVHASTGQPFQPNT, encoded by the coding sequence TTGACACCCACCTTGGCGCAGCGGATTGAGCTCTGGGCACTGGACCGGCTCGTGCCCTACGCCCGCAATCCGAGGACCCACTCCCCGGAGCAGGTGGCTCAAATTGCGGCGTCCATCACTGAGTTCGGGTTCAACAATCCGATCCTGGTCGATTCCGCTGCCGGCGTGATTGCGGGCCACGGGCGCCTGCAAGCGGCCCGGAAGTTGGGCCTGACCGAAGTGCCGGTGATCGTCCTCGACCATCTCGACGAGAATGCCAGGCGCGCCTTCCTGATTGCGGACAACCGCCTGGGCGAACTCGCGGGGTGGGACAGCGAGATGCTCGCCCTGGAACTGAAGGGTCTGGCCGACGCCGGCTTTGACTCCACGCTCGCCGGGTTCGACCAGAAGGAGATCGACGACTACCTGGCGTCGCTCGAATTGCGGGACGAACCAGAAGCCGCCGAGACCAGCGGCGAGGAGGCTATCCCGGAACCACCGGTTGACCCGGTCACCAAGCCCGGCGATCTGTGGCTGATTGGGCAGCACCGGCTCATCTGCGGCGATTGCCGCGATCTGGAGACGGCGGCACGGCTGTTTGAAGGACGGAAAGCAAACGTAGTCATCACCTCGCCGCCATACGCGACGCAGCGCCAGTACGATCCTGCGAGTGGATTCGAACCCGTGCCACCCGAGAAGTACGTCGCCTGGTTCAGAGACGTGGCGGCGGCGATCGAGTCGGTGCTCGCTGCGGAAGGATCGTACTTCCTCAACATCAAGGCCCATGCCGACGACGGCGAACGCCACCTCTACGTGATGGACCTGGTGCTTGCCCACAAGCGGCTCTGGGCGTGGCGGCTGGTCGACGAGTTCTGCTGGCGCAAGACAGATGACGGCGTGCCGGGCGGTTGGAACAACCGCTTCAAGAATGCATGGGAACCGATCTATCACTTCTCGCGCGATCGCAAGATCAAGTTCCGGCCGCGCGAGGTGGGGCACTGGTCGGACGATTGCTTCGACTACTCGCCCGACAACCCGAAGTCGACCTCCGGCAGCGGACTGCTCGGGACGGGACCGCGCGGGGCGGCGGCCGACCAAGGCAAGAACCATGCGGCTTGGCAAACGACGCGCCGCAACGCCAACGACATGGAAGGACGGCACGGCGGTCTCGCGCGCCCATCGAACGTGATCGAAGCAAAGACGGAGTCGAGCCAAGGCTCGCACTCGGCCCCGTTCCCTCGTGCCATCCCCGAGTTCTTCATCAAGGCCTATTCCGATCCGGGTGACGTGATCTTCGATCCGTTCTCGGGTAGCGGGACGACGCTCGTCACCGCAGGGATGTTGGATCGCGCCGGTTACGGCGTCGAGATCAGCCCGGCTTACTGCGACGTGATTATGCGCCGCATGCAGGAGACCCTCAAGCTCCAACCCGTGCATGCCAGCACGGGTCAACCATTTCAACCCAACACGTGA
- a CDS encoding toprim domain-containing protein, whose translation MKAADFTSSEVASYYRTRFPDLKQAGPEWRGPCPVHQGDDANFAVNPENGLAYCHSQCGRGWSILQLEQEVSGRPWKECRQEINSIVGRPIRGPAKLREVATYDYTDATGEFLFQVVRYEPKTFRQRRRVVRMDGTSAGISWEYNIKGISRVLYRLPKVAAADQVLVVEGEKDVESLERLGFVATCNPGGACNHAGKWLKNYTESLEGKRVVILPDNDTPGQKHADIVIQAIRHRVKELRVVRIPVGKDSSDWIAGGGTREAIDEAILQAGIIAGQDVANDGSTASAPPGSSPSPAVPAIPQIQVNDRPFRTICQDGFDALKSSNTPPQLFVRACRIACIEATELGRPFIADCDETKLRHYLAQAADFYELSARGVRKEVPPPLDVAKNIQARNPASWGFPVLEAVVEAPTLRSDGTVLAQPGYDAASRLYLVPSPGLEDIDVPEQPCRDHVEVALDVIRDAIGDFPFVDQSSYANAVGAMVTSVCRHIISGPVPLALFDATTQGTGKTLLAEVIAIILTGRAAELSSAPNDPEEWRKQLTSILIEAPPLVILDNVTTTLDSGDLAKVITGEMHRDRVLGKSQTVSVPVRCSWIATGNNLQLGGDMARRCYWIRMDAGCSDPFRRTGFKHERLKEYLLEHRRDLLIAMLTLARAWFAAGQPKSTVPPVGSFERWTEVVAGILEYAKVEGFLANSERLFEQSDIERTDWETFLEAIEDAFQGAAFTIAELWERLNEKTYEELVRQSVLTDRAEELRNALPIDLTRWMDREGQFKQRLGVAFNSRRGRRFGKRQMRVERSSGDAHGKVARWKVVADA comes from the coding sequence ATGAAGGCTGCGGACTTCACTTCATCCGAGGTCGCGAGCTATTACCGGACTCGATTCCCGGACCTGAAGCAGGCGGGACCGGAGTGGCGCGGGCCGTGCCCTGTTCATCAAGGTGACGACGCGAACTTCGCGGTGAACCCCGAGAACGGGCTGGCCTACTGCCACTCGCAGTGTGGCCGGGGCTGGAGCATCCTGCAGCTGGAACAGGAGGTATCCGGGCGCCCCTGGAAAGAGTGCCGTCAGGAGATCAACTCCATCGTTGGGCGGCCGATCCGCGGGCCGGCGAAGTTGAGAGAGGTCGCCACCTATGACTACACCGATGCGACTGGCGAGTTCCTTTTCCAGGTCGTGCGATACGAGCCGAAGACTTTCCGCCAGCGGCGGCGTGTCGTCAGGATGGACGGAACCAGTGCCGGGATCTCCTGGGAGTACAACATCAAGGGCATCAGCCGGGTGCTGTATCGCCTTCCCAAGGTGGCGGCCGCCGACCAGGTGTTGGTTGTCGAGGGTGAGAAGGACGTCGAGAGCCTGGAGCGACTCGGGTTCGTCGCTACCTGCAATCCGGGAGGGGCATGCAACCACGCTGGCAAGTGGCTCAAGAACTACACGGAGAGCCTTGAGGGCAAGCGGGTGGTCATCCTCCCGGACAATGATACGCCCGGGCAGAAGCACGCCGATATCGTCATCCAGGCAATCCGCCACCGCGTCAAAGAACTTCGGGTTGTCCGAATCCCTGTCGGCAAGGATTCGTCAGATTGGATTGCGGGCGGGGGCACGCGGGAGGCAATCGACGAGGCAATCCTCCAGGCTGGAATCATCGCAGGCCAGGACGTAGCGAATGACGGCAGCACCGCAAGCGCGCCGCCGGGATCGAGTCCAAGTCCGGCGGTGCCGGCCATCCCTCAGATCCAGGTCAACGATCGCCCGTTTCGAACCATCTGCCAGGACGGATTCGACGCGCTGAAATCGTCCAATACCCCACCGCAGCTGTTCGTTCGTGCCTGCCGCATCGCGTGCATTGAAGCCACCGAACTGGGACGGCCCTTCATCGCCGACTGTGACGAGACAAAGCTTCGCCACTATCTGGCCCAGGCTGCCGACTTCTATGAACTGTCCGCACGTGGTGTCCGCAAGGAGGTCCCTCCTCCGTTGGACGTCGCCAAGAACATCCAGGCACGGAACCCCGCCAGTTGGGGATTCCCTGTGCTCGAGGCCGTCGTTGAAGCGCCAACGCTGCGTTCTGACGGCACGGTACTCGCGCAGCCCGGATACGATGCGGCCAGCCGCTTGTATCTCGTGCCGTCCCCGGGGCTGGAGGACATCGACGTACCCGAGCAACCGTGCAGGGACCACGTCGAAGTCGCCCTCGACGTCATCCGCGACGCCATCGGCGACTTTCCCTTCGTCGATCAATCGAGCTATGCAAACGCCGTCGGCGCGATGGTGACGTCGGTCTGCCGCCACATCATCAGTGGGCCGGTACCGCTGGCTCTGTTCGACGCGACGACCCAGGGGACGGGCAAGACGCTGCTGGCCGAGGTGATCGCCATTATCCTGACCGGGCGCGCCGCGGAGCTGAGTTCGGCCCCGAACGATCCCGAGGAGTGGCGCAAGCAACTTACCAGCATCCTGATCGAGGCGCCGCCACTGGTGATCCTCGATAACGTGACCACAACCCTGGATTCGGGCGACCTGGCCAAGGTGATCACTGGCGAAATGCATCGCGATCGCGTGCTCGGTAAGTCGCAGACCGTCTCCGTGCCAGTGCGGTGCTCCTGGATCGCCACTGGCAACAACCTGCAACTCGGCGGGGATATGGCCCGGCGGTGCTACTGGATTCGGATGGACGCGGGTTGCTCCGATCCCTTCCGGCGCACTGGATTCAAGCACGAACGTCTGAAGGAATATCTCCTCGAACATCGGCGGGATCTGCTCATCGCCATGCTGACGCTGGCGCGGGCATGGTTTGCAGCGGGCCAGCCCAAGTCCACCGTTCCGCCCGTCGGCAGTTTCGAACGTTGGACTGAGGTTGTTGCCGGCATCCTCGAATACGCCAAGGTCGAGGGCTTCCTGGCCAACAGCGAGAGGCTGTTTGAGCAATCCGATATTGAACGAACCGACTGGGAGACCTTCCTCGAGGCAATCGAGGATGCGTTCCAGGGGGCGGCCTTCACTATCGCCGAGCTTTGGGAACGGCTCAACGAGAAAACCTACGAGGAACTGGTCCGGCAGTCCGTGCTCACGGACCGCGCCGAGGAACTGCGCAACGCGCTTCCCATCGACCTCACCCGTTGGATGGATCGTGAAGGGCAGTTCAAGCAGCGGCTGGGCGTCGCGTTCAATTCGCGCCGGGGACGTCGGTTTGGAAAACGTCAGATGCGCGTCGAGCGGTCCAGTGGGGATGCCCACGGGAAGGTCGCGCGATGGAAAGTGGTGGCCGATGCGTAG
- a CDS encoding ERCC4 domain-containing protein → MPSFRSNSAPVTIIVDTREQEPYGFNPQLVTSVRRALPAGDYSVAGLEQTVAVERKTLDDFVGTVIRARGRFYRELRRLGGYARACVVVEADLADVLAGRYRGDAHPQSVLGSALSIAVDFGIPVFFCSNRQIACRFVEGYLLRAAERRTHWQNLP, encoded by the coding sequence ATGCCCTCGTTCCGTTCTAACTCCGCGCCGGTGACCATCATCGTCGATACGCGGGAGCAGGAGCCCTACGGATTCAATCCTCAGCTGGTGACATCGGTGCGCCGGGCATTGCCGGCTGGGGACTACTCCGTGGCGGGCTTGGAGCAGACGGTTGCAGTGGAGCGTAAGACCCTCGACGACTTCGTTGGAACGGTCATCCGGGCGCGCGGACGGTTCTATCGCGAACTTCGCCGCCTTGGGGGCTACGCCCGGGCATGTGTCGTCGTCGAGGCGGACCTGGCGGATGTGCTCGCCGGGCGCTATCGCGGCGACGCGCACCCCCAGTCGGTTCTCGGTAGTGCGCTGTCGATTGCAGTCGACTTCGGCATTCCGGTCTTCTTCTGCTCCAACCGGCAAATCGCCTGCCGGTTCGTTGAGGGCTACCTGTTGCGCGCCGCAGAGAGGAGGACGCATTGGCAAAACCTGCCGTAA
- a CDS encoding DUF3489 domain-containing protein codes for MTTFVIDTDNNITALAALEDALNHRVGSTEGSFSSEKELTKLTAQWPIGRFVDVWNAFAGVVPFDNLKPVKKFTDRKTATGRIWKAIQALTPAPAQHAVPFTPKKAKATKEATAKDGTPKTREGNKKAIVLEMLRRPEGATLQEIMSVTGWMAHSVRGFISGGLGKKMGLTVESLKTSEGARAYRLNA; via the coding sequence ATGACCACTTTCGTAATCGACACTGACAACAACATCACGGCTCTTGCCGCCCTCGAAGATGCGCTGAATCACCGCGTCGGATCTACCGAAGGCTCCTTCTCGAGCGAGAAGGAACTGACCAAACTGACGGCGCAGTGGCCGATCGGCCGCTTCGTCGACGTCTGGAACGCCTTCGCCGGAGTGGTCCCCTTCGACAACCTGAAGCCGGTCAAGAAGTTCACGGACCGCAAGACGGCGACGGGCCGGATCTGGAAGGCCATCCAGGCCCTGACGCCTGCCCCCGCGCAACACGCGGTCCCGTTCACGCCCAAGAAGGCCAAGGCGACCAAGGAGGCCACCGCCAAGGATGGGACGCCCAAGACGCGTGAAGGCAACAAAAAGGCCATCGTGCTCGAAATGCTCCGCCGCCCGGAGGGCGCCACGTTGCAGGAGATCATGTCCGTAACCGGCTGGATGGCGCACTCGGTGCGGGGCTTCATCAGCGGCGGCCTTGGCAAGAAGATGGGCCTCACCGTCGAATCGCTCAAGACGTCTGAAGGCGCCCGCGCCTACCGCCTCAACGCCTAG
- a CDS encoding site-specific DNA-methyltransferase, with product MTDLQVVRWPVERLIPYARNARTHNAEQVAQIAASIAEFGWTSPILAGSDRIIIAGHARLQAARKLGMTEVPVIILDHLSEAQRRALVIADNRLALNAGWDEEMLRVELDALREDDFNLELLGFADDEIEALLAEPVEPVTGNTDDDAVPETPETAVTVPGDVWLLGGHRLLCGDATQMEAVEKVLARGLADMVFTDPPYNVNYGATMKDKLRGKKRAIKNDNLGDGFEQFLRDACTNLLAVTKGAVYICMSSSELHTLQKTFREAGGHWSTFVIWAKNTFTMGRSDYQRQYEPILYGWKEGTEHFWCGARDQGDVWFVKKPVVNDLHPTMKPVELIERAIRNSSKSRDTVLDPFGGSGSTLIACEKTGRQARLIELEPKYCDVVVRRFQEFSGKQANLETDGRKYAELAAERLGVAA from the coding sequence ATGACGGATCTACAGGTGGTGCGATGGCCGGTGGAGCGGTTGATCCCCTACGCCCGGAATGCGCGCACGCATAACGCGGAGCAAGTCGCCCAGATCGCGGCGTCGATCGCCGAGTTTGGGTGGACCTCGCCCATCCTCGCCGGCAGCGATAGAATCATCATCGCCGGCCACGCCCGCCTGCAGGCCGCCCGAAAGCTGGGGATGACGGAAGTCCCCGTGATCATCCTCGATCATCTGAGCGAGGCACAGCGCCGCGCCCTCGTGATTGCCGACAACCGTCTCGCGCTCAACGCGGGATGGGACGAAGAGATGCTGCGGGTCGAACTGGACGCGCTGCGGGAAGACGATTTCAATCTGGAGCTGCTGGGTTTCGCCGACGATGAGATCGAGGCCTTGCTTGCGGAACCCGTTGAGCCAGTCACGGGCAACACCGACGATGATGCCGTTCCGGAGACGCCGGAGACCGCCGTCACAGTTCCCGGCGACGTATGGCTGCTGGGTGGTCACCGGCTGCTGTGCGGAGATGCCACACAGATGGAAGCCGTGGAGAAGGTCCTCGCCCGCGGCCTGGCGGACATGGTCTTCACCGATCCACCGTACAACGTCAATTACGGCGCGACCATGAAGGACAAGCTCCGCGGCAAGAAGCGCGCCATCAAGAATGACAACCTCGGCGATGGCTTCGAACAGTTCCTGCGGGACGCCTGCACCAATCTCCTGGCGGTGACTAAGGGCGCGGTCTACATCTGCATGTCGTCGTCGGAGTTGCACACGCTGCAGAAGACATTCCGCGAGGCCGGTGGGCACTGGTCCACCTTTGTCATCTGGGCCAAGAACACGTTCACGATGGGGCGGTCAGACTACCAGCGGCAGTATGAACCGATCCTGTACGGATGGAAGGAAGGCACCGAGCACTTCTGGTGTGGCGCCCGTGATCAGGGTGACGTCTGGTTTGTGAAGAAGCCTGTCGTCAACGATCTGCACCCGACGATGAAGCCGGTGGAGTTGATCGAGCGGGCCATCCGGAACAGCAGCAAGAGCCGGGACACCGTCCTCGATCCATTCGGCGGTTCCGGGTCCACCCTGATCGCTTGCGAGAAGACGGGCCGCCAGGCGCGCCTCATCGAGTTGGAGCCGAAGTACTGCGACGTGGTGGTCCGGCGATTCCAGGAGTTCAGTGGCAAGCAGGCCAACCTCGAAACCGATGGCCGGAAGTACGCCGAGCTCGCAGCCGAGCGGCTCGGGGTCGCGGCGTGA